From Nocardioides daedukensis, the proteins below share one genomic window:
- a CDS encoding MlaE family ABC transporter permease encodes MTGMVIQVTKRIFTRPFQFREFIEQAWFITSVTLMPTLLVSIPFGAVISLQVGNLTGQLGAQSFAGATAVLAVVREAAPIAAALIIAGAAGSAICSDMGARKIREEIDAMEVLGIDPLERLVAPRVCATVFVAMMINGLVITAGISGAYFFTVIIQGGSAGAFLSSFTALATLPDLWIAMIKAAVFGWLAAIVGAYKGLNAGGGPSGVGRAVNESVIVAFMLLFFMNAIITAIYFQVVPPPGL; translated from the coding sequence ATGACCGGGATGGTCATCCAGGTGACAAAGCGCATCTTCACCCGTCCATTCCAGTTCCGTGAGTTCATCGAGCAGGCCTGGTTCATCACGTCCGTGACGCTGATGCCGACCCTCCTGGTCTCGATCCCCTTCGGCGCCGTGATCTCACTGCAGGTCGGAAACCTGACCGGCCAGCTCGGCGCACAATCGTTCGCAGGCGCCACTGCGGTCCTCGCCGTGGTGCGCGAAGCAGCCCCGATCGCCGCCGCCTTGATCATCGCGGGTGCCGCGGGCTCAGCAATCTGCTCGGACATGGGAGCCCGCAAGATCCGCGAGGAGATAGATGCCATGGAGGTCCTCGGCATCGACCCACTCGAACGACTCGTCGCCCCCCGGGTGTGCGCCACCGTCTTCGTGGCGATGATGATCAACGGCCTGGTGATCACTGCCGGCATCAGCGGCGCCTACTTCTTCACCGTGATCATCCAGGGCGGCTCGGCCGGTGCGTTCCTCTCCTCCTTCACCGCGCTGGCCACCCTGCCTGACCTGTGGATCGCCATGATCAAGGCCGCCGTGTTCGGCTGGTTGGCCGCGATTGTCGGTGCCTACAAGGGGCTCAACGCGGGTGGTGGGCCCAGCGGTGTCGGGCGGGCAGTGAACGAGTCGGTGATCGTCGCGTTCATGCTGCTGTTCTTCATGAACGCGATCATCACGGCGATCTACTTCCAAGTCGTCCCACCGCCGGGGTTGTGA
- a CDS encoding DivIVA domain-containing protein: MRERRSRSQPGDHPIAERVAAIVENAKFSPVRWGTGYDMAQVDHFLDDLVVLVRNGHPIDSPVALVQFRPSKLREGYHVGEVDDFLDEVVATVAALVRGDEPERLARCESAEGEPPTLFESAPSVIEEQRGVLARLLRRKR, encoded by the coding sequence GTGAGGGAGCGCAGGTCCCGCAGCCAACCCGGTGACCATCCGATCGCCGAGCGGGTCGCCGCCATAGTCGAGAACGCCAAATTCAGTCCGGTCCGTTGGGGGACCGGCTATGACATGGCACAGGTGGACCACTTCCTGGACGACCTCGTCGTCCTGGTCCGCAACGGGCACCCGATCGACTCTCCGGTCGCCCTGGTCCAGTTCCGCCCGAGCAAGCTGCGCGAGGGCTATCACGTGGGCGAGGTCGACGACTTCCTCGACGAGGTGGTCGCCACCGTGGCTGCCTTGGTCCGTGGGGACGAGCCGGAGCGCTTGGCCCGCTGTGAGTCCGCAGAGGGTGAGCCGCCGACGCTGTTCGAGTCGGCGCCGAGCGTGATCGAGGAGCAGCGCGGAGTGCTCGCAAGGCTCTTGCGCCGCAAGCGCTGA